In Notolabrus celidotus isolate fNotCel1 chromosome 22, fNotCel1.pri, whole genome shotgun sequence, one genomic interval encodes:
- the pax1a gene encoding paired box protein Pax-1a has product MVNEEKTYDRVQFLRCPDEGSPASQVNTEQTYGEVNQLGGVFVNGRPLPNAIRLRIVELAQLGIRPCDISRQLRVSHGCVSKILARYNETGSILPGAIGGSKPRVTTPNVVKNIREYKQGDPGIFAWEIRDRLLADGVCDKYNVPSVSSISRILRNKIGNLSQPNQYENSKQASAQAGLSYNHIYPYSYPNTMSPTGTKMGSPPVTAGHMSMRAWPSAHTVSNILGIRAFMDPAAIAGTEGYAPKMEEWSSVNRAAFPAGHTVNGIDKSAIDADIKYAQPSSTLSSYVSACAYSPTNQYGVYSGPAGGYVAPGHHHWQAQSQALSHPGGGMSMHAGEIHSPMTFKHQAREGDRKPPSPLTKQQHEDLNSVHGLSLPTSTS; this is encoded by the exons AGCAAACCTATGGAGAGGTGAACCAGTTAGGCGGCGTGTTCGTCAATGGGAGACCTTTGCCAAATGCCATACGGTTAAGAATAGTGGAGCTGGCTCAGCTCGGGATTAGACCCTGTGATATAAGTCGGCAGCTCCGCGTCTCTCACGGCTGCGTCAGCAAGATTTTAGCGAGATACAACGAGACGGGCTCCATCTTACCCGGTGCCATTGGTGGGAGCAAACCTCGGGTCACGACGCCTAACGTGGTGAAGAATATCAGGGAATACAAACAAGGCGACCCCGGGATCTTTGCCTGGGAGATCCGGGACAGGCTGTTAGCAGACGGAGTTTGTGACAAGTACAACGTCCCTTCGGTTAGTTCGATCAGCAGGATTTTACGCAACAAGATTGGAAATCTCTCCCAGCCTAACCAGTACGAGAACAGCAAGCAGGCCTCCGCGCAGGCCGGACTCTCCTACAACCACATATACCCATATTCCTACCCCAACACAATGTCGCCCACTGGCACTAAAATGGGCAGCCCACCGGTGACAGCTGGACATATGAGCATGAGGGCATGGCCTTCTGCACACACCGTCAGCAACATCCTCGGGATTCGCGCATTCATGGATCCAGCAG CCATTGCGGGGACTGAGGGATACGCACCAAAGATGGAGGAGTGGAGCAGCGTCAACAGAGCAGCGTTTCCCGCAGGACACACAGTCAACGGGATTGACAAATCAGCCATTGACGCCGACATAAAATACGCTCAG CCTTCCTCCACACTGTCCAGTTACGTGTCGGCGTGCGCGTACTCTCCCACCAACCAGTACGGGGTGTACAGCGGGCCTGCGGGCGGCTACGTGGCCCCAGGCCACCACCACTGGCAAGCTCAGAGTCAAGCCTTGTCACACCCGGGTGGAGGGATGAGTATGCATGCAGGGGAGATCCACTCACCGATGACCTTCAAGCACCAGGCACGAGAAG GAGACAGAAAGCCGCCCAGTCCTCTGaccaaacaacaacatgaagacTTGAACAGTGTGCACGGACTCAGTCTCCCTACCTCAACATCATAA